A genomic segment from Nicotiana tabacum cultivar K326 chromosome 7, ASM71507v2, whole genome shotgun sequence encodes:
- the LOC107761475 gene encoding putative receptor-like protein kinase At5g18500, with protein sequence MASNLKEDLSQKTAVFGLKVWQLIGILVGIFIVVILLLLTLYLTFRRKSKRATDNLPISQIPTVSKEIKEVRVEQVSTNEFAPRDGILLTIHDKTSDKESDKVLVHLGMGKKNGDNSSQSGSFHHVDKDCCGSQSGEEGSSCKTAYKAYNSHPIAAPSPLTGLPEFSHLGWGHWFTLRDLEVATSRFSKENILGEGGYGIVYRGNLINGTPVAIKKLLNNLGQAEKEFQVEVEAIGHVRHKNLVRLLGYCIEGTHRMLVYEYVNNGNLEQWLHGAMRHHGYLTWEARMKVLLGTAKALAYLHENIEPKVVHRDIKSSNILIDDDFNAKVSDFGLAKLLGEGKSHITTRVMGTFGYVAPEYANTGLLNEKSDVYSFGVVLLEAITGRDPVDYGRPAQEVNLVDWLKMMVGSRRSEEVVDPNIESKPPTRALKRALLTALRCVDPDSDKRPKMSQVVRMLESEEYPIPREDRRQRRAQAGNAESESQNYDTDKSDNPDSRSESRRNHKV encoded by the exons ATGGCTTCTAATCTAAAGGAGGATTTATCGCAAAAAACTGCTGTGTTTGGTCTCAAGGTCTGGCAATTGATTGGAATCCTTGTTGGGATTTTCATAGTGGTCATCCTCTTATTGTTAACATTGTATCTCACTTTCCGGAGGAAGTCAAAAAGAGCTACGGACAATCTCCCTATTAGCCAAATACCTACTGTTTCTAAGGAAATTAAAGAAGTTCGGGTTGAGCAAGTATCTACAAACGAATTTGCTCCACGTGATGGAATTCTTCTCACTATTCATGACAAAACCAGTGATAAAGAATCAGACAAGGTTTTGGTTCATCTTGGAATGGGGAAAAAGAACGGCGATAACAGCAGTCAATCGGGTTCCTTCCATCATGTCGATAAGGACTGTTGTGGGTCACAATCAGGAGAAGAAGGGAGTTCATGCAAAACTGCATATAAAGCTTATAATTCACATCCAATAGCTGCTCCTTCTCCTCTAACCGGATTACCTGAATTTTCTCACTTGGGTTGGGGCCACTGGTTTACATTGAGAGATCTTGAGGTTGCAACAAGCCGGTTCTCAAAGGAGAATATTCTTGGTGAGGGTGGATATGGCATTGTCTACAGGGGAAATTTGATTAATGGAACACCCGTAGCTATTAAGAAGCTCCTAAACAATCT AGGTCAAGCAGAGAAAGAGTTCCAAGTGGAGGTTGAAGCCATTGGCCACGTGCGTCACAAAAATTTGGTTCGCCTTCTAGGATACTGCATTGAAGGAACTCACAG GATGCTGGTTTACGAGTatgtcaacaatggcaatttGGAACAGTGGCTTCATGGAGCCATGCGACATCATGGGTATCTCACTTGGGAGGCTAGGATGAAGGTTCTCCTTGGGACAGCTAAAGC TCTTGCCTATTTGCATGAGAATATTGAGCCCAAAGTTGTTCATCGAGACATAAAATCAAGTAATATATTGATTGATGATGACTTCAATGCTAAGGTCTCTGATTTTGGTCTTGCCAAACTGCTTGGTGAGGGCAAAAGTCACATCACAACTCGAGTCATGGGTACCTTTGG GTATGTGGCTCCTGAATATGCAAATACTGGTCTCTTAAACGAAAAGAGTGATGTTTATAGCTTTGGGGTTGTGCTGTTAGAAGCAATCACTGGAAGAGATCCCGTGGACTATGGCCGGCCTGCCCAAGAG GTGAATCTTGTTGACTGGTTGAAAATGATGGTTGGAAGCAGGCGCTCAGAGGAAGTAGTAGATCCAAATATTGAATCAAAGCCTCCAACAAGAGCTCTCAAAAGAGCCCTTCTGACTGCTCTGAGATGTGTTGATCCAGATTCTGACAAGAGACCAAAGATGAGCCAAGTTGTTCGTATGCTTGAATCAGAGGAATATCCCATACCAAGAGAG GATCGAAGGCAACGAAGAGCTCAAGCTGGCAATGCAGAGAGTGAATCTCAGAATTACGACACTGACAAGAGTGACAACCCAGATTCAAGGTCAGAAAGTAGAAGGAATCATAAAGTATAA
- the LOC107761476 gene encoding uncharacterized protein LOC107761476 isoform X1 has protein sequence MESKVVDENEESPLVPMRVDRFGFVKQEHSPTEGLARSRSAFEYQRDERRIRKWRKMIGVGGSDWKQYVRRKPHVVKRRIRKGIPDCLRGLVWQLISGSRDLLLLNPGVYEQLVIYETSASELDIIRDISRTFPSHVFFQQRHGPGQRSLYNVLKAYSVFDRDVGYVQGMGFVAGLLLLYMSEEDAFWLLVALLKGAVHTPMEGMYLVGLPLVQQYLFQFDRLVKEHLPKLGEHFVQEMINPSMYASQWFITVFSYSFPFHLALRIWDVFLFEGIKVVFKVGLALLKYCHDDLVKLPFEKLIHALRNFPEDAMNPDILLPMAFSIKVSKHLEELKQEYDQQRGKPPDSQVKQ, from the exons ATGGAAAGTAAAGTAGTAGATGAAAATGAGGAAAGCCCGCTTGTTCCCATGCGAGTTGATAGATTCGGTTTTGTGAAGCAGGAACATAGCCCTACTGAAGGTTTAGCAAGGAGCCGGTCGGCCTTTGAATATCAGAG AGATGAGAGAAGGATTAGGAAATGGAGAAAAATGATAGGTGTTGGAGGAAGTGACTGGAAGCAGTATGTTCGGAGGAAACCACATGTTGTTAAAAGGCGAATACGGAAAGGAATACCTGATTGTCTAAGGGGGCTCGTCTGGCAGCTAATTTCTGGAAGTCGGGACCTCTTGCTACTTAATCCTGGAGTTTATGAG CAACTTGTCATATATGAGACATCAGCTTCCGAATTGGATATTATTCGAGATATTTCTCGCACCTTTCCCTCGCATGTTTTCTTTCAGCAGAGACATGGACCTGGTCAAAGGTCTCTTTACAACGTTCTGAAAGCATATTCTGTCTTTGACCGAGATGTTGGATACGTACAG GGCATGGGATTTGTAGCAGGTCTGCTTCTTCTTTACATGAGTGAAGAAGATGCATTTTGGTTATTGGTTGCATTGTTGAAGGGAGCCGTTCACACTCCTATGGAAGGAATGTACTTG GTAGGATTGCCGCTTGTACAGCAATACCTCTTTCAGTTTGATCGTCTGGTGAAAGAGCACCTGCCGAAGTTGGGTGAGCATTTTGTTCAGGAAATGATAAATCCCAGCATGTATGCAAGTCAGTGGTTCATAACTGTTTTCTCGTACTCTTTCCCATTTCACTTGGCTCTCAGAATTTGGGATGTCTTTCTTTTTGAG GGTATTAAAGTCGTCTTCAAAGTTGGCTTGGCTCTATTGAAATATTGCCACGATGACCTG GTAAAGTTGCCGTTTGAGAAACTCATACATGCTTTGCGCAACTTCCCTGAGGATGCCATGAATCCAGATATACTGTTACCAATGGCTTTTTCAATCAAG GTTTCCAAGCATTTGGAGGAACTGAAGCAAGAATATGACCAGCAACGCGGGAAACCTCCTGATTCCCAAGTCAAACAGTAA
- the LOC107761476 gene encoding uncharacterized protein LOC107761476 isoform X2, with amino-acid sequence MESKVVDENEESPLVPMRVDRFGFVKQEHSPTEGLARSRSAFEYQRDERRIRKWRKMIGVGGSDWKQYVRRKPHVVKRRIRKGIPDCLRGLVWQLISGSRDLLLLNPGVYEQLVIYETSASELDIIRDISRTFPSHVFFQQRHGPGQRSLYNVLKAYSVFDRDVGYVQGMGFVAGLLLLYMSEEDAFWLLVALLKGAVHTPMEGMYLVGLPLVQQYLFQFDRLVKEHLPKLGEHFVQEMINPSMYASQWFITVFSYSFPFHLALRIWDVFLFEGIKVVFKVGLALLKYCHDDLVSKHLEELKQEYDQQRGKPPDSQVKQ; translated from the exons ATGGAAAGTAAAGTAGTAGATGAAAATGAGGAAAGCCCGCTTGTTCCCATGCGAGTTGATAGATTCGGTTTTGTGAAGCAGGAACATAGCCCTACTGAAGGTTTAGCAAGGAGCCGGTCGGCCTTTGAATATCAGAG AGATGAGAGAAGGATTAGGAAATGGAGAAAAATGATAGGTGTTGGAGGAAGTGACTGGAAGCAGTATGTTCGGAGGAAACCACATGTTGTTAAAAGGCGAATACGGAAAGGAATACCTGATTGTCTAAGGGGGCTCGTCTGGCAGCTAATTTCTGGAAGTCGGGACCTCTTGCTACTTAATCCTGGAGTTTATGAG CAACTTGTCATATATGAGACATCAGCTTCCGAATTGGATATTATTCGAGATATTTCTCGCACCTTTCCCTCGCATGTTTTCTTTCAGCAGAGACATGGACCTGGTCAAAGGTCTCTTTACAACGTTCTGAAAGCATATTCTGTCTTTGACCGAGATGTTGGATACGTACAG GGCATGGGATTTGTAGCAGGTCTGCTTCTTCTTTACATGAGTGAAGAAGATGCATTTTGGTTATTGGTTGCATTGTTGAAGGGAGCCGTTCACACTCCTATGGAAGGAATGTACTTG GTAGGATTGCCGCTTGTACAGCAATACCTCTTTCAGTTTGATCGTCTGGTGAAAGAGCACCTGCCGAAGTTGGGTGAGCATTTTGTTCAGGAAATGATAAATCCCAGCATGTATGCAAGTCAGTGGTTCATAACTGTTTTCTCGTACTCTTTCCCATTTCACTTGGCTCTCAGAATTTGGGATGTCTTTCTTTTTGAG GGTATTAAAGTCGTCTTCAAAGTTGGCTTGGCTCTATTGAAATATTGCCACGATGACCTG GTTTCCAAGCATTTGGAGGAACTGAAGCAAGAATATGACCAGCAACGCGGGAAACCTCCTGATTCCCAAGTCAAACAGTAA